The following is a genomic window from Clostridium fungisolvens.
TATGATATAGCAATTCCAGCGGCGTTTGGACTAGCTATTTTGAGTGCAGAGATATATAAAGTGCTTTTTGGTAAGACTACTGGATATGAGCTTATGGTATATGGATCAGTGGTGGTTATTTTTATGGCTATAGTTCAAATACAAAATACAATTCTACAAGCAGTAAATAAGTTTTATTTTGTAGTTGGTTCTTTGTGTGTAGGTATAGTATTAAAAATAGCATCTAACTATATTTTAATAGGATACAGAGACATTAATGTAAAAGGTGCAGTTGTTGGCGGAATTCTATGTTTCTTTGTACCGATGGTGTTGAATCATAGAAAGATGTGTAAAACTCTTAAGTTTAAATTTTCTTTACTTAAGGTAGCATCTAAGCCTATATTAAGTTCTCTAGCTATGACTGCAGTTATATTTGTTTTAAAAATATCTGTATTCGGAATAATGAACACTTATTTAGGTGAAGGAAGAATAGTTAATTCAATAATTTTATTTATTGCCATAGTATGTGGTGGAATTGTATATTTATATACAATGATATCCATAGGAGGAATAACAAAAGCCGAGATCGATTCTATGTCACCAAAAGTATCTAGATTACTACCAAGATTTTTAAAAAGACGTCTTAGATAGATTGATAAATAAGTAAAGGGATGAGGTTTTCCTCATCCCTTTACTTATCGTAATTTTTTATGAATTCTTTAATGTTTTTTTGAATATTATTTAAGATTTTCCTGATATTATCTTGGAAGTTTTTCCTTTATTAAATAACATATATACATACAGTTAATCGGAGCCAATTAAAACACGTAAATATTAAATCACTCTAACTTTAATTTTAAGGAAACAAATATAAAAAATGAGAAACATGAAACAATAAGCACTATATTTCTTATTATTAGATTTATACCTGATAAGAAAGGCATTAAAACTGTTAGAAGATAGAAAGTTAAAATACCAATTAATATATATATAATTACTTCTCCAAAAGATATATTTATATCAATAACTTTATTAACTTCGTATAGATTTAATATCAAACTTAAGGTTGAAACTATGAAAGCTGTTATTGCATAGCCATAAACATTAATAGATGGAATACCAGTGAGTACATATAAACATATAAGTTCTATTATCTCAGTGATTATAGAATTTCTTAATATGGCATTTTGTTTACTTAGTCCATTTAATATACCAAACATGGTAGCAGCTGTAAAAGAGATAGGCGTACAAAATCCTGCTATTTTTATATAGGAACCTAGATCATTTCTTTGAAAAAACATTTGACCTAAAGAGGTTGGTATTAAGGTACATACGATTGTTGTGCATATACCAAGTAGAAATACTAATCGTACAACTTGTCTTATTCTACGGGTGGCAGAATAATAGTCCTTTTTGTTCATAGATTGAGATAAATCAGGTATAATTAGCGTGTTTAATGATTGTATTATAATGAGAGGAAAAGTTACTATGGTTAAAGCCATTCCACCATATTTTCCTATCATAGACAGTGCAGTGCTATATTCAAAGCCTGCTTGCACAAGTCTTCTTGGTACAATTAGCGCTGACATTGTATAGAATATACTTGTTAAAAATCCAGTAATACAAAGAGGAACAGATACTACTAAAACATCAAATAATAATTGGGCTCGTCCTTCTTTTTTTGCTGGTATTACAGGTATTTTTCTAGTTATAGCTTTGTAATATATAAATAATAAAGCTAAGCTTTGGAACTCACCTATACATAAAGATATATAAGCAACTGTAACTAAAGAAGAAAGAGAGTTTACTCTAAAAAAATAAATCAAAAGAGCTATAACAAAAATCCTTATTCCCTTTTCTAATATGTCTATAAAGGCAGGCATAACTATTTTTGAACTGCCATAAAAATATCCTTTTAATATGTTAGATAATGCAATAAAAATCATTGCAGGACAAGTTACCTGTATTGCATTTATAGTTCTAGCATCCTTTACCCAATATCCACCTATAGCAGGTGCAGCTAAAAAAACTAATATTCCTATTATGCTTGCCCAGATTAAATTGAACATTGCAACTGTTCGTATAGTCTTGAATAGATTGCCGTAATCATTTTTAGATGAATATACTGCAGAAACCTTCGAAATAGCAGCAACAACCCCTGCAGTCATTAAGCAGATGAATAAATTGTAAATAGGCATAACTAAACCGTAAAGTCCCATCCCCTCTGGTCCTAATACCTTCGAAAGATAAATTGAAAATATAAATCCTAACATTCCAGTTGTTAGGTTGGCTGCAGTTAAAAGAATAGAATTCTTATAAAAACTATTTTGCTCCAATATAATCACTCCTCTAAGCCTCAATAATAAAAATTATTCAAAAAAGTGGACAAATATTCATTGCTTATCATTATTTGTACTAAGTAAAAATATATTTAGCATAGGAGCTTGGATAATGGAGGAATATATGAAGAAAATAATACTAATTGCTTTTAGTATAATTTTATCCCTTATAGGAGCAGCTCTTATCTTTAATAATGTAATGAAATCAGATATTACATGTTTAGATAGAGAGATAGGCATATCCATAAAGTTTAAGGGGATGAAAGATGCTAACTGTTTTACCTATGATAGTTTAAATAATATTTACTTAGGAACTGATAATGGAATAGAACTAATTAAGACAGATGGGAAAAGTGAAGATATAATAAAAGATAAAGATTTGAAGATTTCATCAATAATTTATGAAGATAAGAAGTTATATTATATAAGTGATAATAAGCTTATTGGTTATGATCTTGAAAGTAAGAAAAAAGATATATTAATAAGTAATCTTCCAAGAAATAATGATATAGGCAAATATAGTATTATAGCACGAGATAATACTATATTTATTTCAATAAGTGCGGCTACTAATTCAGGGGTAGTTAGTGATAAGAAGTCTATCCCGGATATTTCACCTATAGAACTTACTTTGAGAGGGATAAACTACGGACAAGATAATA
Proteins encoded in this region:
- the spoVB gene encoding stage V sporulation protein B — protein: MEQNSFYKNSILLTAANLTTGMLGFIFSIYLSKVLGPEGMGLYGLVMPIYNLFICLMTAGVVAAISKVSAVYSSKNDYGNLFKTIRTVAMFNLIWASIIGILVFLAAPAIGGYWVKDARTINAIQVTCPAMIFIALSNILKGYFYGSSKIVMPAFIDILEKGIRIFVIALLIYFFRVNSLSSLVTVAYISLCIGEFQSLALLFIYYKAITRKIPVIPAKKEGRAQLLFDVLVVSVPLCITGFLTSIFYTMSALIVPRRLVQAGFEYSTALSMIGKYGGMALTIVTFPLIIIQSLNTLIIPDLSQSMNKKDYYSATRRIRQVVRLVFLLGICTTIVCTLIPTSLGQMFFQRNDLGSYIKIAGFCTPISFTAATMFGILNGLSKQNAILRNSIITEIIELICLYVLTGIPSINVYGYAITAFIVSTLSLILNLYEVNKVIDINISFGEVIIYILIGILTFYLLTVLMPFLSGINLIIRNIVLIVSCFSFFIFVSLKLKLE